The following are encoded in a window of Eleutherodactylus coqui strain aEleCoq1 chromosome 12, aEleCoq1.hap1, whole genome shotgun sequence genomic DNA:
- the MACC1 gene encoding metastasis-associated in colon cancer protein 1, with product MSSRQQSFRSVGISRSKSEGTLIDLDGQSTPTNNPENLENKLDLLIDWSDVFQEHSQNFLKQTNPFWNGLSESNPFLDDVVQANTSANERVSILKEDPFLFFRDSQNRNSASSSGDELDIDHVLEKSQPIKSGRSKSVSYLDDLGSKNSNAQEIDGQILTPDLEWLQNDREAYKMAWLSHRQLTRSCLDLDVMSQSPGWGQTQASDTHIFCRIDDKGGSVQLPNSDITIHVPEGHVKPGEFQDISLKAFLDPPASLNNNLSTTVSPLLEITLSNINTVEDLLLEMKIAAEIKNDPYSQVMTNIATFYSYNKEGPFEKIPDGYLYNNMLQIKLPILSRITYIVSAAQAKTFLNQSSSVYDYIQKSLTVAVYGPKHLHPAFTTVLAVLGHNYTPDKLIVDDIKRRGKNLPPLFFQLWGKHQFTFYQMQDLLIHFATNDSCYSVKSADNGNEIKLQQLKAGKIIRVQFPFSLKGGKDISSFVFNVQIKDSQGSSLISEFPISTPNPAPKIQCPLKSQTYVQKRKQIVSTPVMPIRNTVKYPKFQDKTLKMLNFAVTLKTVLRQQKIDYFLEYFKGDTIVLLGEDKIKAVGQTKVKEWYVGVLRGKVGLVHCKNVKIISKDQVIDFMDVHFTSKMLLEQITLPFRKLTYIYSSVLSNVSDNVHDWRALADALGYSHLSLDDLCHTLPEKESERVSCVVKKLKEDCHADSKKRKFHYELIMGLLKIDCQGLVARLTQDTVILTAAVQLGVRWRELAEKLARLTKQQIEAYEIPHQGKSGEVNLQMMWKPAFDFLFTWAAHYGDSYRDVLQDLHCALDRMKYPVTRQWRELTGTLIFVNCLEVFRATSFSKPED from the exons ATGTCAAGTCGACAACAATCTTTTCGGTCTGTTGGCATTTCAAGAAGCAAATCAGAAGGAACGCTGATTGACTTGGATGGGCAGAGTACACCTACAAATAACCCAG aaaaTTTGGAAAACAAATTGGATCTTCTCATTGATTGGTCAGATGTATTCCAAGAACATTCCCAGAATTTTCTAAAGCAAACAAACCCATTTTGGAATGGACTCTCTGAATCGAATCCTTTTCTGGATGATGTGGTTCAAGCCAACACATCAGCTAATGAAAGAGTATCAATTTTGAAAGAGGACCCTTTCTTGTTCTTTAGGGATTCACAAAACAGAAATTCAGCATCAAGTTCCGGAGATGAACTTGATATAGATCATGTTTTGGAGAAAAGCCAACCAATAAAGTCTGGAAGGTCTAAGAGTGTTTCGTATCTGGATGATCTAGGCAGCAAAAACTCAAATGCACAGGAGATTGATGGACAGATTCTGACTCCGGATTTAGAATGGCTTCAGAATGACAGAGAGGCCTACAAAATGGCTTGGTTGAGCCATAGACAGTTGACCCGGTCATGTCTTGATTTGGACGTTATGAGTCAGAGTCCCGGCTGGGGGCAGACACAAGCATCAGACACTCATATATTTTGCAGGATAGATGATAAAGGAGGATCTGTACAGCTTCCAAACTCAGACATAACTATCCATGTCCCTGAAGGTCATGTGAAACCAGGGGAATTCCAGGACATCTCTTTAAAAGCTTTTCTTGATCCACCAGCATCGCTTAACAACAACCTGTCAACTACTGTTAGTCCTCTTCTAGAAATAACATTAAGCAACATCAATACAGTAGAAGATCTTTTACTGGAAATGAAAATTGCGGCTGAGATAAAGAATGATCCATACAGTCAAGTCATGACTAATATTGCAACCTTTTACAGCTACAACAAAGAAGGTCCATTTGAAAAAATCCCAGACGGCTACCTTTACAATAACATGTTACAAATCAAGTTACCGATCCTTAGCCGTATCACATACATTGTGAGTGCGGCACAAGCCAAGACTTTTCTAAACCAGTCCAGCAGTGTTTATGACTACATTCAGAAATCCTTAACTGTGGCAGTGTATGGACCCAAGCATCTACATCCGGCATTCACCACTGTTCTAGCTGTTCTGGGACATAATTACACTCCCGATAAACTCATAGTAGATGACATTAAAAGACGAGGAAAAAATTTGCCACCACTTTTCTTTCAACTTTGGGGAAAGCATCAGTTCACGTTTTACCAAATGCAAGACTTACTGATTCATTTTGCTACAAATGACTCTTGTTATTCAGTGAAATCAGCAGATAATGGTAATGAAATCAAACTACAACAGCTAAAGGCGGGTAAGATCATTCGGGTCCAGTTCCCTTTCTCATTGAAAGGTGGAAAAGATATCAGCTCATTTGTTTTTAATGTTCAGATCAAAGACAGCCAAGGTTCTTCATTAATATCGGAGTTTCCAATCAGCACACCTAACCCTGCACCAAAAATACAATGCCCTCTGAAAAGTCAAACTTACGTACAGAAACGCAAGCAAATCGTGTCTACACCTGTCATGCCCATTAGGAATACTGTGAAATATCCGAAGTTCCAAGATAAAACTTTGAAGATGCTCAACTTTGCCGTGACATTAAAAACTGTCCTGAGGCAACAAAAGATTGACTACTTCCTGGAATATTTTAAAGGTGACACAATTGTGCTTCTTGGTGAAGATAAAATTAAGGCTGTTGGACAGACCAAGGTTAAAGAATGGTATGTGGGTGTTTTGAGAGGGAAGGTTGGCCTTGTACACTGCAAAAATGTAAAGATTATTTCCAAAGATCAAGTCATTGATTTTATGGATGTACATTTTACAAGCAAGATGCTTTTGGAGCAGATCACACTGCCCTTTAGGAAATTGACTTACATATACTCATCCGTGCTGTCAAATGTCTCCGACAACGTCCATGACTGGAGAGCTTTAGCCGATGCCCTTGGTTACTCCCACTTGTCACTAGACGATCTCTGTCACACTCTTCCTGAGAAAGAGTCGGAAAGAGTGTCATGTGTTGTGAAAAAGCTGAAAGAAGATTGTCATGCCGACTCCAAGAAGAGGAAATTTCATTATGAGCTCATTATG GGTCTATTGAAGATTGACTGTCAAGGTTTAGTAGCTCGTCTTACACAAGATACAGTTATTCTGACTGCTGCTGTGCAGCTCGGCGTACGCTGGAGAGAGCTTGCTGAGAAACTAGCCAGACTTACAAAGCAACAGATTGAGGCCTATGAGATTCCGCATCAGGGGAAAAGTGGAGAAGTCAACCTCCAG ATGATGTGGAAACCTGCTTTTGACTTCCTATTTACATGGGCTGCTCATTATGGAGACAGTTACAGGGATGTACTCCAAGACCTACACTGCGCATTGGACAGAATGAAGTATCCGGTGACCAGGCAATGGAGGGAGCTGACTGGGACTCTTATCTTTGTCAATTGCCTGGAAGTTTTTCGAGCCACTTCTTTTTCCAAGCCTGAAGATTAA